AGCCCGAAGGTATCAAGCGTCGCAAGTATCGGACCATCTGGATCAGCGATGTGCACTTGGGCACCAAGGGCTGCAACGCTGAGTTGTTGACCGACTTTCTCGACCACACCGACAGCGAGACCATGTACCTTGTTGGCGACATCATTGATGGCTGGCGTCTCAAGAAGAAGTTTTTCTGGCCGCCTGAGCACAACGATATCTTCTGGCGCGTACTAAAACGCGCCCGACGCGGAACGCGGATTGTCTATATTCCAGGTAATCATGACGAGATGTTCCGACAGTTCACTGGGCTGAACTTTGGTGGCGTCGAGATCCGCCGCGCGGCGTTCCACGATACTGCAGATGGTCGTCGCCTTATGGTGCTGCATGGCGACGAGTTCGACGCTGTAATGCTCGCCCACCGTTGGCTCGCTTTCGTTGGAGACACGCTATACCACGTGATGATGGGGCTTAACCAATGGGTCAACAAGGCACGCCGAGCGCTGGGTCTGCCCTATTGGTCGCTCTCAAAAGTG
The Altererythrobacter ishigakiensis genome window above contains:
- a CDS encoding UDP-2,3-diacylglucosamine diphosphatase, giving the protein MGSVAKLPTRRLQTPEPEGIKRRKYRTIWISDVHLGTKGCNAELLTDFLDHTDSETMYLVGDIIDGWRLKKKFFWPPEHNDIFWRVLKRARRGTRIVYIPGNHDEMFRQFTGLNFGGVEIRRAAFHDTADGRRLMVLHGDEFDAVMLAHRWLAFVGDTLYHVMMGLNQWVNKARRALGLPYWSLSKVAKHKVKNAVEFIGRYEEVVAKAAAERGVDGVVCGHIHTAEFREFTYSGKTIEYWNDGDWVEGCNALVEHFDGRMEILNWPQEIAARDGQNNPHIQSEPKELEAA